In the genome of Kosmotoga arenicorallina S304, the window CCGGCGGGAATAGTTTTTCAATCGGACTAATTACAGCTATTACAACAGGAATCCCTTTACTTGTGCAAATAGTATTTGCTGGTCTTCTTATGGCACGCCCTAAAAAGAAGCCATTTTTGTTATTTGGAATATATCTAAGAATTTTTGCTCTGGCTTTTATGGGCTTTATGTTGAAAAGCAGTTTAACAGGTAGCGTTCTTCTTTTAATGATTTTCCTGGTTATCTCCGTTTTCTCCTTTAGCGGCGTTTTCGCGGGTATTTGTTATACAGACCTGTTGGGTAAATCCATTGCCGGAAAAAGCAGAAGAAAATTTATGGCTTTCAGGCAAATTGTTGGCAGTATACTTTCATTTGGTGGTGGCTTTCTTGCGAGAATGGTTGTGAGCGAGGTTCCGTATCCAGACAATTACTCAATGATGTTTTTCGTAGCTGCCATTTCTTTAGCCCTTGGCTCCATGGGTTTCTGGCTAATTTATGAATCACCTGCGAAGATAATTTCCTATCCGGGCTTCTGGAAAATACTGAAAAACATTCCTTCAACTTTGAAAAAAGACGGCAATCTGCGCAACTACATCGTATTTTCAAATCTAACCGGTTTTGGACTTATACTCATTCCTTTTTACGTGCTTTTAGCAAAGGAAACTTATGGTCTTAGTGGTGAAAACGTGGGCAACTTTCTCTTTCTCCAAATGATTGGTATACTCATTGCCGGGTTTTTCTGGGGAAGTTACCTGCAACACAAGGGATTTAAAAAATTGTTATATGCTTGTGCTCTTTTCGGCGGTACGATTCCCATCCTTTCCTTATTTTTATCAAATGTCGGAGATAATTTTTATGCCCTGATCTTCCTTTTAACAGGGGTTACCTTAAGCGCAAGGAAAATGGGGTTTGAAGGGTTACTTATTGAAATTTCCAATGATGAAAATAGAGCGCTTTATACTGGTATTTCAGGAGCGTTCAACGTCGTTACCTCTATTTTGCCCCTTATTATGGGAGCCATTATTGATTTCATAGGATTCAAAATAGTATTTTCACTTTCAAGCTTTTTCATATTTTCGGGTATACTTTACTTGAGAAGAATAAAAATAGTGGAGGTGTAACTTTTTGCGTGGATTTGGAAGAGGTGCCGGTGCTTTTGGCAGGCGATGGCTTGAACTGTATTTACTATTACTCATTGCAGAAAAACCATCTCACGGTTATGAACTATCTGCAAGGTTGAAGGATTTTGGCGTTATGATTCCGGGAATTGGTCAGATGGGGAGCCTTTATAGAATATTATCAACCCTAGAAATGGGGGGATTGGTGGCTACGGATTGGGATATGAGCGAGGGAGGCCCGGCAAGAAAGGTTTACAAGATCACCGAAGAGGGGTTCTCTTTTCTTGAAGATGCCATGGAAAGTGTCTATGCATTGAAAACAAACATAGAGAATTTTATTAGAAGATATGAAGCGCTAAAAAAGGAGAACAAAAATAATTAAAGCGGGGCTTCTGCCCCGCTTTTTTGGCATTCACAGTTTTTTATGGCAGAACCACCAGTCAAAACATTGATACTCTTTTTTTCTCTTTTCAGCAGTTGCCACATCACTTGCGGGTGGGACAATAACTTCATCGCCAACAAGTTCATTGTTGGGCCAATTTGCGGGGACTGCTACGCCTTCCCTATCAGCAATCTGGAAACCTTTGATCATTCTCAAAAATTCATCCATGTTTCTACCAAGTTCCTGAGGATAATACAGCATGGCACGGATTGTGCTTTCAGGATCAACTATAAAAACCGCCCTAACAGTATTTGTCCCTTTTCCAGGATGAATAAGGCCAAGTTTTGAAGCAACTTTTCCGGTGTCATCAGCAATTACAGGAAATTTGATTTCCACTTTGAGATTATCTTTGATCCATTCAATCCATTTTATATGGGAGAATACTTGGTCAATACTAAGACCTATAAGTTCTGTATTAAGTGTTTTGAATTCTTCGTAGCGTTTTTGGAAAGCAACAAATTCCGTGGTGCATACCGGTGTAAAATCCGCCGGGTGACTGAACAGGATGAACCACTTACCTTTGAAAACATCCGGGAGTTTCATGACTCCCTGGGTTGTTTGAACTTCTAATTCAGGAAAATTTTCGCCAATTAAAGGTATCCTCGCTTCCATAAAAAACCTCCTTTTTTTGTTAATATATAGAATAATTCTAATTCGTAAATATGATAACATATTCTGCGATTAAAATCAAAAACTTTACCAAAAACCTCAAATGAATTACCCTATAACGAAAAAGTTGACATTTAAAGCTTTGTGTTAGCCTATCAAAAGTATTATCAAAACTTGTTTCATGAAGATTTTGATAAACAGGTTAGATAATGCAAGTCTCAGAAATCTTTTCAGCTGAACACTTTCGTCATTTTAGAGACATCTTGTGTTAAAATAAACAATTAGAAGAAAATAACGGAGGTAATCAGTATGTTCCACGAAGGCACTAACAAAGATGAATTGCTAATCGGGCGGTTTATCTCCGGAGTTCATCTTAACTTGCTCGATCTGATTGATGAGATTGTCATAATTTTTCTAATTGATTCTATGGACAGTCCCGGGCAAATTGTATACGCAAACAAAATGGCTGTGGAATTGCTCGGATACTCTTTAGAAGATTTGCTAAATAAAAGTTTTTACGATCTTGCAGAAGATATTCCGACAGATATCAAAGTTCGAAAAGAAGAAAGGTTCAACTGTGAATTAACTGCATTCTCTGGTTCTTATCTGTCACTTTTAGGTTCTATCAGTTTCATAAAACACAGCGAGAGAAATTTTGGAGTATTCATTGGAAAAGATAGGAGCAAGATAACAAAACTTTTAAGTGAACTGCAATGGCGAATAGATTTTGAGAGCCTTATTAGTAAAATTTCCTCAATGTTTGTAGGATTATTCGATTTCGATAATTCTATAAATAGAGCCCTTGCAGCAATCGGAACCTTTACCGGAGCTGATAGAGCTTACCTCTTTCTCTTTGATGAAGAAAGAAACAGTATATCCAATACTCATGAATGGTGTGCCAAAGGAATAAAACCCGAAAAAGAAAGACTTCAAAATCTTCCTGTTGATATGTTTCCATGGTGGATGCGCAAATTAAAATCCGGAAAAATCCTCAATATCGAAGAAGTGGCAAAATTGCCCGAGGAAGCTTCTGCTGAAAGGGAAATACTTCAAGCTCAAAACATAAAATCTCTAATCGTTCTTCCTGTCTTTGCTGGAAAAGAACTTGCGGGTTTTGTGGGACTGGATGATGTAGATAGGGACATTCCATGGCAGGAAGGCGATATAAAATTACTGAGAATTTTTTCTGAAATTCTCTCAAGGGCTTTTGAAATTAAATATTACATAGATGATAAGAAAAGGGGCTTGCGCCCCTTATGAATTAAAGCTTGAGATAATTTGCCTGAGTTTTTCTTCAAGCGTTTTATAGGAGAGGTGTTGTTGCCCTATTGAGAAGTTTTTTTCAGCTCTGCGGCTATACTCTTCTTTGTTCTTTAACAGCTCTATTGTTTCCTTTGCGGCCTTTACAATCTTTTCTCTTGGAATTTCAACATATCCCGTACCACTTCTTTCAGAGTACTTTTCCCCAAGGCTTATTACTTCAAAACCCAGTGGTTTTATGTCAGTCAAGTACACTGGATATTCAAAAACAATCATGTTCTTTTTTGAAAAAAGGGCCTCGAGAAATTGATTGCCCCAGCCTTCAAGAATACTGGGATAGGTTATCATATCTGCAATCACATACATATCCCAGAGCGAATACATCTTTTGGCCTTCCGTGTTTTGCCTTTCTGCACCCATCATTTGATTGCACCATACAACTTCCACACCCTCTGCTGCGGCAACTTCTCTGAGGAAATTATCGTAGTTTGTAGCGGTCTCAATAAGCCCGGGCATGAGCATTACAATACGATCATCAGAGGTAAACTTCCTGCCATCATAAAGGGTTCCATAAAGCTCGTTTCGCCTTCTACTTACTTCGCCAACTACTTCTATCGCTAATTCTATAGCTTTTCTGTCGGTAACCCGGGTAGCCTGTAAAAACACTATATCATTGGTTGAAATACCCAGTTTTTCTCTTAAATCATAATTGAAATCATCAGATTTCCACAGTGGTTGTTCAAAGTCAAACACATTTGGAACTACTGTTGATCTAAGACCTTTTCTAACAAAAAGCTCTTTCCTTGCAATTTCGTTAATTACTACCTGCTTTACGTTTTCGTCCTTTGGCGGATAGTATTCTTCAAGGCACTCCTTTACAAAATCGCAAGTCGGTTTGCTAAGAACCTCCCTTTCCCAGTAAAAATCATGGTTGTGTGCTATGGCTTTCAATCCAAGATTCCTTATAACCCTTGCAAAGGCAATCGCTACTGGCAGTGCCACTCCCAATGAAAATATGTTATTTGGAACAAGAACATCAATACTGTTTCTTTTAACCGCGTCAGTAAGCTTTTCTTCAATGATTTTGGCTTCTTTTAATATGTCCTTTTTGAATTCTTCTTCACTGCTGTAATCTCTCAATTCCCTATAAGCGTTGTATTCTATTCTCTTGAACCTTTCGCTGTGAAAATTCATCTCAGGGATGTAGATCTCGCCATAATTAGGCGTGCCGGAGATGAAAAAAACTTTGTGTCCCATTTTCTCCAAAACTTTTCTCCATTTCTCCATCTCTAGAGAAACACCATCAGTTTCACCAACTCTAAAATGAGCAAGACCGATATTCATCTGGACAACTCTCCTTCAACTAAGTTAGTCAATCCTAAGTCTTTCTTCAGTTTCAATATCAAAAAACATAACTCTCTTCTCATCGAACGAAATATCGATGTTTTCATCGGGTGAATATTTCGGGAAAGATGGTGCCACTATCTTCATTATTTTTCCATTCAATTCAACAGCGACAATCTGATGTGATCCCTGAGGTTCAACTACAAGAACCTTTTCTTTGAAAACTGTTTCGTTGTCGCTATTGATCTGGATGCTTTCAGGCCTTACACCCATTATCAATTTATCTTTGTTGTAATTTTTCAGATATGGAAGCAACTTGTCGGTTAACTTAAACCTGAAAAGCGGGTTCACAAGAAAGGTTTCCCCTTTATCACGGTGTATTTCCATTTCAAGGAAGTTCGTTGGCGGTGTGCCTATAAACCCTGCAACAAAAATATTGGCACTATCAAAATACACTTCATCTGGCGTACCTATTTGAACGATCTTCCCATCTTTCATAACAACAATTCTATCTGCCATACTCATGGCTTCTGACTGATCATGAGTAACAAAGATGGTTGTGGCTTCGGTTTTATGATGTATTGCCTTTAACTCTGTCCGCATGCGTACCCTGAGCTTTGCATCAAGATTTGAAAGGGGTTCATCCATCAAAAAGAGCTTGGGTTTCACCGCTATTGCCCTTGCAAGAGCAACCCTTTGCCTTTGGCCACCTGAAAGCTGACGTGGAAATCTTTCGAGATACTCCCCGATGTTTACCAATTCCGCGACTTCTCTTACTATCTTATCAATTGTTGACTTCTCCATTTTCTTCAATTTAAGGGCAAAAGCGATGTTATCATAAACGGTCATGTGAGGCCACACAGCATAACTTTGGAAAACCATAGAGACGTTTCTTTTTCTCGGCGGCATATCGGTGATATCTTCTCCGTCTATGAGAACCTTTCCCTCCGTGACCTCTTCAAGTCCTGCTATCATTCTCAGGGTGGTTGTTTTGCCACAACCCGAAGGGCCAAGGAAGACTATGAATTCCTTGTCATTCACTTTCAGGTTTACATCCTTTGCGCCCCAAACGCTTTTGCCATATCTTTTGGAAAGATTTATAAGTTCAAGTGTTGCCATACACTCAGCTCCTTTTCACAATTTTCTTTGGTTTATACTCTTACTCCGCCCCACATTTGGAGGATATATCTTCTTATTATCATGGTGAAAAGCACGGCAGGGAAAGCAAGAGTAACACCCCCTGCAGCAACAAGATTTATCATGCCTTTTGTCCCGACAAGAGTTTGATATATAACAACGGGGAAAGTGGGGTTGAACTGTGTCAAGACAATGGCTTGGGCAGTTTCGGACCAACTACCTATAAAGGCATACATTGCACTGGCTGCTAATCCTGGAAGTGCTAGAGGAAGAGTAACTTTAAAGAAAGCTCCCCAGCGTGAAGTGCCAAAAACCTGAGCGGCCTCTTCAAGCTCCACTGAAATTCCCATGAAAATGCTCGCTGTAATCCATGTGGTCATTCCTATTTGACCAACAGAGTAGACAAGGGACAGACCTATTGGTTTATCGTAGAAGCCCATCTGAGCAAGTATTATAACCATAGGCATAGCTATGGCAATTCCGGGGAACATCCTCACAAAGAGCACGCTAAGCTTTAACATGTTCTTGCCTTTAAAGACATATCTTGCAAAGGCATATCCGGCCATGCCTCCAATGGAGAGTGAAATCAGGACTGTCAACAATGCAACCTGAATACTTCTTATTAAAGCTCCAACTGAGTCAGAAGTGACCTTGAAAAATGTTATGTAACTGGCAAAGATATTTTTGCGGACTTTGAAAGTAACTCCGCCAATTTCTCGCAGTTCCTTTTGAACCTGAACAATTCTCTCTTCTGCCAGAGCTTTCTCCTGAGTCTTTGTTTCAAGCTGTCTTTCAAGATTTTCGCGGATTTCTCTAAAAGTTTCGTCTTCCGGATTTATGAGTTTTAGCTTCTGTTTGGCTTTAACAATATCTCTGTTTAATTTATTTATGTTGAGATTTTCTTTCTTCAACTGATCTTTCAACTCGGTGATTTTTGCTTCGTTCTGCGCTGTTACCTCTTTGAGTTCCTGTATCTTTTCTTCAAGCAAATCTCTTGGGATTCTACTGCTGGTTTTTCTATTTACAAATTCAATCATCTTATCCAGGTCATCAGAATCAAAGATCATAGAGAAATCCTTTTTCGATCTACTGTAAACGCTTATGAGATATCCTCCTGGAATATCATCGGACTCTTGAAGTAAGAAAGTGTTTGAAAAAGCCGGAGCTAGAGCTATTGGCCAGTCATAAGCTTCCTGATCTGACATGAAAGATATTGAAACGAGAAAGTAAATCGGAAATATTATAACCATGGCTATTCCCACGACAAATATATAAAAAACAGTGCTTGAGATTATTTTCTTACCACTTTTTCTCGCCATTAAGCTTCCTCCTTTTTGAAGGCGCCTGAAACCTTCAAATAGAGTACTGCGACAATTGAAACGACAATCGCGACTATAACTGAGTACGCGAGTGCAATTCTATAGAAGCCTAAAAGCTCCTCTTTATAGAATACGACTTCTTCAAGTAAAACGGGAATCCTCCTATAACCATAAATCATAACAATGATAAGCCAAACTTGAATTGCGGAGATTATCCTTAGTATAAGGGCAGTCTGAATGCTGGATTTCAACATAGGCATTGTTATCTTCCTTAAAACAGTGGGTTTATTCCCACCAAATATGTAGCCTGCTTCAATCGATTCTTTTGGAATTCCTTGCAGACCCGCAAGCAAAATGACCATCATGAAAGGGATGACTTGCCATGCGTCGATTATAATGACAAGCATCAAAGATTGAAATTCGTTACCAGCGAGGAAAGGAATCTTTCCATCAGCAGCTATCAAACCAAGTTTGTAAAGCAAGCTGTTCATCCATCCATAGGTAGCAAAACCACTTGACCACATGGCTCCGACAGCAGTTGCAGGTAAAGCCATCGGTATTAAAGCCAGTGAAAGAAATAAGCCAGCTCCTCGAAACTTCTTGTTGATAAGCAATGCCAATCCCATAGCTACTATAAACTCTAAAGTTACGGAAATAGCAACGAAAATCCCTGTGTTGATAATCGCTTTTAGAAAGTAAGGGTCACTGAATATAGCTTTGTAATTAGCTAACGTAAAGGCAGTGCTGCCTTCCTCTTGAAAACTGTAAAAAACAGCCGCAAGAACTGGCCTTAACCAAAAAACAGCGTAATAAATAATCGTTGGGGTTATCAAAAGGTAGGGGATGTACCTTTTGAACTTCGTCGCCGTGATAACCATCACCACCTAATCAGAATTCATTCAAAATAAGGGGGGGACATAAGCCCCCCTTTTGAAAAGCAAATGCTTTATTACTTCCTGAGAGCGTCAATTTTGAGTTGCATGATTTCAAGGTATTCAGGATCAAAAATACCATTCATGATCATGTTCTTGAAAATGTCGTCATATACGAGCTTTACCTGGCCCCAGTCTGTCCATTTAGGAGCAATGTAGGACAGTACTCCGGTCTTCATGACCATGATGGATTTCTTAATGACTTCGTCTTCAACAGTGTCTCCAAGGTAGTTGATAGCTTCTTCAACAGTTGGAATGAAGCCTCCGGTACCCTTGCTAACCTTCAGCATGATATCGGGTCTGGTGATGTACTCGAGGAATTTAACAGCGAGATCGTAGTGCTTTGTTCCTTTAACGATAGCAAGCCCACTGGTTCCAGCAACTGAACCTCTTCCAGCAGGACCTTTTGGAACTGGAGCGATAACGAAGTTTGTCGGGTCGTTTTTGTAAACTTCTCCAATTCTTGCGTTATGGGCTGCTGCGAGCCAACCTTCTCCTCTTTTCAGCGGTGGCCTTGAATCGTCGTAAGTCATAACAGCTGGCGGGAAAGCATCAGCCATTTTGCTCAAGAGATAGAAAGCGGCCATGGCACCTGGATTGTCAAGGTTCGGCCAATCGGCACCATAGGATAGACATATTGCTCCTGCCTGGTAAATGAAAGATTTCTTGGGAACGCCAGTAACAACGAATTTTCCTTCACCTTCACCCAAAGCGATTGCATTGGCCCATTCTGCTACCTGTTCCCAGGTAAGATCCTGAATATCTGCGCCTTCGGGAAGGTATGGAAGAGCCTTTTTATTGGCAATAAAGAGATAAACATCGGCTCCAATAGGAAGGAAGTATCTTTTGCCGTCAAAAATGGTCATAGAATCGAGACCTTTGGAAAAATGCCTGTCTGTCCACTGAGAAACTACATCGGTGAGATCAACAACATAACCATTGTCAACCCACTGAGGCATGTTTGCCGCATAAGCAATAACAACATCAGTTGTGATGTTGCCTGTTTCCTGCTGCAACTTTACCTGCTCAAGCATTTTCTGGTCATCAAGGGTGGAGAACTTTACTTCGACACCATACATTTCTTCAAAAGGCTTGATGATTTCATTGATAACAAATTCCTTTTCTGATGGTGGTGTCCAGAGCCTTGATACGACAACCAACGTTTCCTTACCAAACGCGAAAGCCGCAATGGCAACAAGCATAAGAACGAGAAGAAGCTTTTTCATCCGTACCCCTCCTTTTAAAAGATAGTTAAAGACAACGTTGTCACATATGGTACAGAATAAGCTTACTACTATAAACCCGTTAATACAAATAGAATTATAGGCCATAATTTGCGAATATCTTAGAACAGATGCTTTTATAGCCTGTTATTGGCTCAGTTTGAATATTATAAGATTTCATAGTTTTTTTAATTTATACTATAATAATATGGTTCTAAATGACAATGTTGTCAATAGAAGGTGGTTCGGATGAAAAAAGTCACCATTACAGACATTGCAAAACTCACCGGTTACTCAATCAAAACGGTTTCCAGGGTTATAAACAACGAACCCAACGTTAGAGAAGAAACCCGCAGGAAGATTTTGCGGGTTATTGAGGAGCACAATTACAGTGTCAATCTACTCGCAAAAGCGCTAAGGAATAGCGAAACCAGGACTGTGATACTTTTTATTGACAGAAGAAGAGGTAAATACTGGAATGAATGGCATGACCTTATGCTCAAAAGTTTCATGGTCAAATTAAAGGAAAGGGGCTATAAAGTTATCATTTCCCCTTCTTCAGGTGAAGAGATGATTAACAACGATGCTGATGGGTTTCATCTATTAAAAAGCGGTCTTGCAGATGGAGCGATAATGTTCGATGTCATATCCAACGACTGTCGGGTCAATTATCTGAGAGCCAACAACATTCCTTTTGTGATAATTGGAAAAGACAAAGACTTCAACGATACAGCTTTTGTCGATCTCGATAATTACCTTGTAGGCTATATTGGCGCTGAATACCTTATAAAAAAAGGATACAAAAATATAGTCCTTTTTCTCGGACCGAAAGTTTTCAACGTCAATCGTGAAAGGGCAAAAGGTTTTGAAGATGCCTGTAAGAAACATAACACCGCTCACAGTATCTATTATGGATTATCCACTATAAAAGAAGTGTATAAAATGACTCATATACTTCTCGAAAGAGCGGTTGTTGACTCCTTTTTCATTTCTGGCGACGATAAAGCACTCGGAGCTTACAGGGCAATCCGTGAAAAAGCATTAAAAATTCCTGAGAATGTTGCTGTTCTGGGTATCGATAATCTGCCTTCCAGCGAGTATATGTACCCACCACTAACTTCTATTGATCAGAATGTTGAAAAATTCTCAGAAAAAGCTGTAAATCTCTTAATAGAAATGATGCACTCTAAAAAGAAATCCCCACAAAGGATCATTTTGACTCCAAAAATCGTTGAAAGACAGTCTGTATGAAAGGATGTTGCTCATGGATCTGTTGAAAAATGTGCAGTTCAACGAAGCCCCTTTAGATTATCAGGATTATTTGAGTTATCTTATGAACGAAAAAAATTCCACAGATAATTTCTTGCGAAACTTAGCATCATGGCATATAACACCTAACCTGACAAAAAAAGTGAATTCCAAAGGAAAATATATTCCTTTCAAAGGTGATACAACTGTATTTCCCGTCAAATCCAGTGAAATATTTGAGAATATACAGGAGAAGCTTTACCAAAAAGGCCAAAAAGCGCTGGCAACTCCTTTGAAACCTGAATACTTCCATATCACATTGCATGACCTGAATAATGAAATCGATATTGAGGAAGCGGGTAAGCTGGAAAGGTTAATTAAAGAGACGGGCATCCTTTGTCAAAAAATCTTCGGTGAGCTTGCCTTTTATCTCAACAAGTACCCCGACCAGGGTAAAATCCATTTGAAATCTATCGGTTTTATGGGACCACCCATTGGGATTGCCGTACTTTTCGCTCCTGAGTCCGAAAAGGATTTCAGAATTCTGATGAATTTGTTTTCATTGTTCCAAAAAGCTGTGAAATTGAACAAACCCTTAAAACCCCACCTCAGCCTTGGCTACTTTCTCCCAAAAGAACCACAATACGAAGAGAAACTCAAATTACTGGAATTTCTCGATAAAATGCCCAACGTGAAAATAGAATTAAACCTGTGGGAACTCAGCTATCAGGAATTCACTGATATGAATACATATATCACAAAATTCCAGGTAAAAGAATTCATGTGAACTTTTTTGCAAAATACGCGTCAAATATTATGAATTACCCCCTTAAGATAAATTGCCACAGAATTAAAAGGCACCGATGAGGTGCCTTTTTTCTACTGCGCTTCATTGATTATCCGCTCGAATGTGTTGATTAGGCGGGATTTTGAATTATGTCATTTTCTTTGCAATGTAGTTTTTCAGATGAAACAAATTCTATAACTGGTTGACTCGTGAATAAAGAAGAGTTATTATATATCATAACCGATATATCGGAGGCGATATATATGCACAAAGGCTTTTTGAATGTGGCGATATTTAACATTGTAGTGAAAGAGCATCCCATTCATGGATATCGCATAATGGAACTGATCGAGGAAAAAATGGGCTATAAGCCTTCGCCGGGTTCCATATACCCGATTTTGAGCGACCTTGTTTCAAAGGGTTACCTACGCTTCGAAATCGAAGGGAAGCGAAAGCTGTACTTCCCAACAAAATATGGTCTTAAAGCTCACAAGGAGTTTGAAAGCAAACGGGCTGAATTGATAAACAACTACATAGACCTATCACATTCTATTTCAGAACTCATGGGTGAAAGCAACCCAGAGATCTTTTCTCTCGATGGCTTAAAACACGGT includes:
- a CDS encoding PadR family transcriptional regulator; translated protein: MHKGFLNVAIFNIVVKEHPIHGYRIMELIEEKMGYKPSPGSIYPILSDLVSKGYLRFEIEGKRKLYFPTKYGLKAHKEFESKRAELINNYIDLSHSISELMGESNPEIFSLDGLKHGNVPFVIRKALFKTMGIFKETNWKSKKSIERLITQLKALIDTLESTKDEVKENGHH